The following proteins are encoded in a genomic region of Mycoplasma sp. NEAQ87857:
- the rpmA gene encoding 50S ribosomal protein L27 — MAHTKAGGSTRNGRDSHSKRLGAKLGDGQFATAGSIIYRQRGTKILPGTNVGRGGDDTLFALITGYVKYESRRNRKYVSVYPERQK; from the coding sequence ATGGCACACACAAAAGCCGGTGGATCTACCCGTAACGGTCGTGATTCACACAGTAAACGTTTAGGTGCTAAATTAGGTGACGGACAATTTGCAACAGCAGGTTCAATCATTTATCGTCAAAGAGGAACAAAAATTTTGCCTGGGACAAATGTTGGACGTGGTGGAGATGATACATTATTTGCATTAATAACAGGATATGTTAAATACGAAAGCAGAAGAAACAGAAAGTATGTTTCTGTATACCCTGAAAGACAAAAATAA
- the rplU gene encoding 50S ribosomal protein L21 → MLAIIETGGKQLLVKEGETIFIEKIEGEEGQEVKFDKVLLIDEKIGQPYLENAIVTGVIEKQGKAKKIVVYRHNAKSTHKRKLGHRQPYTRVKITGIAG, encoded by the coding sequence ATGTTAGCAATTATCGAAACAGGTGGGAAACAACTTTTAGTTAAAGAAGGTGAAACAATCTTCATCGAAAAAATCGAAGGTGAAGAAGGTCAAGAAGTAAAATTTGATAAAGTATTACTTATTGATGAAAAAATTGGGCAACCTTACTTAGAAAATGCTATCGTAACAGGTGTTATTGAAAAACAAGGTAAAGCGAAAAAAATCGTTGTTTACCGTCATAATGCAAAATCAACTCACAAAAGAAAATTAGGTCACCGTCAACCATATACACGTGTAAAAATTACAGGAATTGCAGGTTAA